The following coding sequences lie in one Arabidopsis thaliana chromosome 3, partial sequence genomic window:
- the CYP71B22 gene encoding cytochrome P450, family 71, subfamily B, polypeptide 22 (''cytochrome P450, family 71, subfamily B, polypeptide 22'' (CYP71B22); FUNCTIONS IN: electron carrier activity, monooxygenase activity, iron ion binding, oxygen binding, heme binding; INVOLVED IN: oxidation reduction; EXPRESSED IN: 15 plant structures; EXPRESSED DURING: 13 growth stages; CONTAINS InterPro DOMAIN/s: Cytochrome P450 (InterPro:IPR001128), Cytochrome P450, E-class, group I (InterPro:IPR002401), Cytochrome P450, conserved site (InterPro:IPR017972); BEST Arabidopsis thaliana protein match is: cytochrome P450, family 71, subfamily B, polypeptide 21 (TAIR:AT3G26190.1); Has 33297 Blast hits to 32951 proteins in 1687 species: Archae - 49; Bacteria - 3030; Metazoa - 12289; Fungi - 7048; Plants - 9672; Viruses - 3; Other Eukaryotes - 1206 (source: NCBI BLink).) has translation MSISLYFLLLLPLFLIFFKKLSPSKGKLPPGPLGLPIIGNLHQLGKSLHRSFHKLSQNYGPVMFLHFGVVPVVVVSTREAAEEVLKTHDLETCTRPKLTATKLFSYNYKDIGFAQYGDDWREMRKLAMLELFSSKKLKAFRYIREEESEVLVNKLSKSAETRTMVDLRKALFSYTASIVCRLAFGQNFHECDFVDMDKVEDLVLESETNLGSFAFTDFFPAGLGWVIDRISGQHSELHKAFARLSNFFQHVIDDHLKPGQSQDHSDIIGVMLDMINKESKVGSFQVTYDHLKGVMSDVFLAGVNAGAITMIWAMTELARHPRVMKKLQQEIREILGDNKEKITEQDLEKVHYLKLVIEETFRLHPPAPLLLPRETMSDLKIQGYNIPKNTMIEINTYSIGRDPNCWENPNDFNPERFIDSPVEYKGQHYELLPFGAGRRICPGMATGITIVELGLLNVLYFFDWSLPDGMKIEDIDMEEAGAFVVAKKVPLELIPTPHQW, from the exons ATGTCGATCTCTCTCTATTTCCTTTTGCTCTTGCCTctctttttaatcttcttcaaaAAGCTCTCACCTTCTAAAGGAAAGCTTCCTCCTGGACCTCTAGGTCTTCCGATTATCGGGAACTTGCACCAACTTGGAAAATCTCTCCATAGATCTTTTCATAAACTTTCTCAAAACTATGGACCCGTGATGTTTCTACATTTCGGTGTGGTCCCTGTGGTTGTGGTCTCCACAAGAGAAGCAGCTGAAGAAGTTCTCAAGACTCATGATCTCGAGACTTGTACCCGACCAAAGCTAACAGCGaccaaattgttttcttacaaCTACAAAGACATTGGCTTCGCTCAATACGGTGATGACTGGAGAGAGATGAGGAAGCTTGCGATGCTCGAGCTTTTTAGCTCGAAAAAGCTCAAGGCTTTCAGGTatattagagaagaagagagtgaagtcCTAGTCAATAAACTCTCGAAATCTGCTGAGACACGAACTATGGTAGACTTGAGAAAAGCTCTTTTCTCTTATACCGCTAGTATCGTATGTAGACTCGCTTTTGGACAGAACTTCCATGAGTGCGATTTTGTCGATATGGATAAAGTTGAAGATCTTGTGCTCGAATCTGAGACCAATCTTGGCTCATTCGCGTTCACTGACTTCTTCCCCGCAGGTCTTGGGTGGGTTATAGACCGGATCTCTGGCCAACATTCGGAGTTGCACAAAGCCTTTGCTAGACTTAGTAATTTCTTTCAACATGTGATCGATGATCACTTGAAGCCCGGGCAATCTCAAGATCATTCAGACATCATTGGTGTCATGTTAGATATGATCAATAAAGAGAGTAAAGTCGGTTCCTTCCAAGTCACCTACGACCATCTTAAAGGAGTCATGTCG GATGTGTTTTTAGCGGGAGTGAACGCAGGAGCGATCACAATGATATGGGCGATGACAGAGCTAGCCAGACATCCgagagtgatgaagaaacttCAACAAGAGATTCGAGAAATACTCGgagacaacaaagaaaaaatcacGGAACAAGATCTCGAAAAGGTTCACTACTTGAAACTTGTGATCGAAGAAACATTCAGATTACATCCTCCAGCTCCTCTCTTGCTACCTAGAGAGACAATGTCTGACTTAAAGATTCAAGGCTACAATATTCCCAAGAACACGATGATAGAGATCAATACTTATTCAATAGGACGCGATCCTAATTGCTGGGAAAACCCTAACGATTTCAACCCGGAGAGATTTATCGATAGCCCTGTCGAATATAAGGGTCAACATTACGAGTTGTTGCCTTTTGGTGCTGGTCGCAGGATTTGTCCAGGAATGGCTACGGGGATAACTATCGTCGAGCTCGGTTTACTTAATGTTCTTTACTTCTTTGATTGGAGTTTGCCTGATGGAATGAAAATTGAAGACATAGACATGGAAGAAGCTGGAGCTTTCGTCGTCGCCAAGAAAGTCCCTCTTGAGCTGATTCCAACTCCACATCAGTGGTGA
- the CYP71B23 gene encoding cytochrome P450, family 71, subfamily B, polypeptide 23 (''cytochrome P450, family 71, subfamily B, polypeptide 23'' (CYP71B23); FUNCTIONS IN: electron carrier activity, monooxygenase activity, iron ion binding, oxygen binding, heme binding; INVOLVED IN: oxidation reduction; LOCATED IN: endomembrane system; EXPRESSED IN: 20 plant structures; EXPRESSED DURING: 11 growth stages; CONTAINS InterPro DOMAIN/s: Cytochrome P450 (InterPro:IPR001128), Cytochrome P450, conserved site (InterPro:IPR017972), Cytochrome P450, E-class, group I (InterPro:IPR002401); BEST Arabidopsis thaliana protein match is: cytochrome P450, family 71 subfamily B, polypeptide 7 (TAIR:AT1G13110.1); Has 33413 Blast hits to 33146 proteins in 1707 species: Archae - 46; Bacteria - 3254; Metazoa - 12207; Fungi - 7086; Plants - 9648; Viruses - 3; Other Eukaryotes - 1169 (source: NCBI BLink).): MSIFLCFLLLLLLLLVTIIFTRKSQSSKLKLPPGPPKLPIIGNLHYLNGLPHKCLLNLWKIHGPVMQLQLGYVPLVVISSNQAAEEVLKTHDLDCCSRPETIASKTISYNFKDIGFAPYGEEWRALRKLAVIELFSLKKFNSFRYIREEENDLLVKKLSEASEKQSPVNLKKALFTLSASIVCRLAFGQNLHESEFIDEDSMEDLASRSEKIQAKFAFSNFFPGGWILDKITGQSKSLNEIFADLDGFFNQVLDDHLKPGRKVLETPDVVDVMIDMMNKQSQDGSFKLTTDHIKGIISDIFLAGVNTSATTILWAMTELIRNPRVMKKVQDEVRTVLGEKRDRITEQDLNQLNYFKLVIKETFRLHPAAPLLLPREAMAKIKIQGYDIPEKTQIMVNVYAIGRDPDLWENPEEFKPERFVDSSVDYRGLNFELLPFGSGRRICPGMTMGIATVELGLLNLLYFFDWGLPEGRTVKDIDLEEEGAIIIGKKVSLELVPTRRQ, translated from the exons atgtcaattttcctctgtttcctcttGCTTTTGCTACTTCTTTTAGTAACAATAATCTTCACAAGAAAATCTCAATCCTCAAAACTGAAACTTCCTCCGGGTCCACCAAAACTTCCGATTATCGGAAACTTACACTACCTTAACGGATTACCTCACAAATGTCTCCTAAACCTCTGGAAAATCCACGGACCAGTGATGCAGCTCCAGTTAGGATACGTCCCTCTAGTCGTAATCTCCTCAAACCAAGCAGCAGAAGAAGTTCTCAAAACTCATGACCTAGATTGTTGCAGCCGACCAGAAACCATAGCGTCAAAAACAATATCTTACAACTTCAAAGACATAGGATTCGCTCCTTACGGCGAAGAATGGAGAGCGTTGAGGAAGCTCGCTGTGATCGAGCTATTCAGCTTGAAAAAATTCAACTCTTTTAGGtatataagagaagaagagaatgacTTGTTGGTCAAGAAACTCTCTGAAGCTTCAGAGAAACAATCTCCCGTGAATTTGAAGAAAGCCCTTTTCACTCTAAGCGCTAGTATCGTGTGTAGACTCGCTTTCGGTCAAAATCTTCACGAATCCGAGTTTATAGATGAAGATAGCATGGAGGATTTAGCTTCTAGGTCGGAGAAGATTCAGGCGAAATTCGCTTTCTCTAACTTCTTCCCCGGAGGTTGGATTCTTGATAAAATCACCGGTCAAAGCAAGAGCCTTAACGAAATTTTTGCTGATCTCGACGGATTCTTTAACCAAGTGCTCGATGATCATCTAAAGCCAGGAAGAAAAGTATTAGAGACTCCAGATGTTGTGGATGTGATGATTGATATGATGAATAAACAAAGCCAAGATGGTTCTTTTAAGCTCACTACTGATCATATCAAAGGAATCATCTCT GATATATTTCTAGCCGGAGTAAACACAAGTGCAACGACCATTCTTTGGGCAATGACAGAGTTAATAAGAAACCCaagagtgatgaagaaagtgCAAGATGAGGTTAGGACAGTACTTGGTGAAAAAAGAGACAGAATCACAGAACAAGATCTTAACCAACTTAACTACTTCAAGCTAGTGATCAAAGAGACATTTAGATTACACCCAGCAGCTCCACTTTTATTACCAAGAGAGGCAATGGCTAAAATCAAGATCCAAGGCTATGACATTCCAGAGAAAACTCAGATCATGGTCAATGTTTACGCGATAGGACGTGATCCTGACCTCTGGGAGAATCCAGAAGAGTTTAAACCGGAAAGATTCGTTGATAGTTCTGTTGATTATAGAGGACTTAACTTCGAGCTTCTACCGTTTGGTTCTGGTAGAAGGATTTGTCCCGGTATGACGATGGGGATCGCGACAGTCGAATTAGGATTGTTGAATTTACTTTACTTCTTTGATTGGGGATTGCCTGAAGGAAGGACAGTGAAAGATATcgatttggaagaagaaggtgcGATTATTATTGGCAAGAAAGTTTCGCTTGAACTTGTGCCTACTCGTCGTCAAtga
- the CYP71B3 gene encoding cytochrome P450, family 71, subfamily B, polypeptide 3 (''cytochrome P450, family 71, subfamily B, polypeptide 3'' (CYP71B3); FUNCTIONS IN: electron carrier activity, monooxygenase activity, iron ion binding, oxygen binding, heme binding; INVOLVED IN: oxidation reduction; EXPRESSED IN: 13 plant structures; EXPRESSED DURING: 9 growth stages; CONTAINS InterPro DOMAIN/s: Cytochrome P450 (InterPro:IPR001128), Cytochrome P450, E-class, group I (InterPro:IPR002401), Cytochrome P450, conserved site (InterPro:IPR017972); BEST Arabidopsis thaliana protein match is: cytochrome P450, family 71, subfamily B, polypeptide 24 (TAIR:AT3G26230.1); Has 33108 Blast hits to 32883 proteins in 1657 species: Archae - 48; Bacteria - 3236; Metazoa - 11836; Fungi - 7129; Plants - 9646; Viruses - 3; Other Eukaryotes - 1210 (source: NCBI BLink).): MSILLYFFFLPVILSLIFMKKFKDSKRNLPPSPPKLPIIGNLHQLRGLFHRCLHDLSKKHGPVLLLRLGFIDMVVISSKEAAEEVLKVHDLECCTRPKTNASSKFSRDGKDIAFAPYGEVSRELRKLSLINFFSTQKVRSFRYIREEENDLMVKKLKESAKKKNTVDLSQTLFYLVGSIIFRATFGQRLDQNKHVNKEKIEELMFEVQKVGSLSSSDIFPAGVGWFMDFVSGRHKTLHKVFVEVDTLLNHVIDGHLKNPEDKTNQDRPDIIDSILETIYKQEQDESFKLTIDHLKGIIQNIYLAGVDTSAITMIWAMAELVKNPRVMKKAQEEIRTCIGIKQKERIEEEDVDKLQYLKLVIKETLRLHPPAPLLLPRETMADIKIQGYDIPRKTILLVNAWSIGRNPELWENPEEFNPERFIDCPMDYKGNSFEMLPFGSGRKICPGIAFGIATVELGLLNLLYYFDWRLAEEDKDIDMEEAGDATIVKKVPLELVPIIHH, translated from the exons atgtCGATTCTTCtgtatttcttctttctccccGTTATTTTATCGTTAATATTCATGAAGAAATTCAAAGACTCGAAACGAAATCTTCCTCCGAGCCCACCGAAGCTACCAATTATCGGAAACTTACACCAGCTTCGAGGATTGTTTCATAGATGTCTTCATGATCTCTCCAAGAAACACGGTCCGGTGTTACTTCTCCGTCTAGGTTTTATCGATATGGTTGTGATCTCATCAAAAGAAGCAGCGGAAGAAGTTCTCAAAGTACATGACCTTGAGTGTTGTACTAGACCTAAGACCAACGCCTCATCAAAATTCTCGCGTGATGGTAAAGACATCGCCTTTGCGCCATACGGGGAGGTTTCGAGAGAGTTGCGGAAGCTTTCCTTAATCAACTTTTTCAGCACGCAAAAGGTTCGATCTTTTAGGTACAtcagagaggaagaaaatgatttgatGGTCAAGAAACTAAAGGAATcagctaagaagaagaatacagTGGATTTGAGCCAAACACTTTTCTATCTAGTTGGGAGTATCATATTCAGGGCTACCTTTGGGCAGCGTTTAGACCAGAACAAGCATGTCAATAAGGAAAAGATCGAAGAACTCATGTTTGAGGTCCAGAAAGTTGGGTCTCTAAGCAGCTCTGATATTTTCCCTGCTGGTGTGGGATGGTTTATGGACTTTGTGTCAGGACGACATAAGACACTTCACAAAGTTTTCGTCGAGGTTGATACTTTGCTAAATCATGTAATTGATGGTCACTTGAAGAATCCTgaagacaaaacaaatcaagatcGCCCTGATATCATCGACTCGATCTTAGAGACTATTtataaacaagaacaagatgaatctttcaaactcACCATTGATCATCTCAAAGGAATTATCCAA AATATATATCTTGCTGGAGTAGACACAAGTGCCATCACCATGATTTGGGCAATGGCAGAGCTTGTTAAGAACCCACGGGTAATGAAGAAAGCTCAAGAAGAGATCCGAACATGCATTGGAATCAAACAGAAGgagagaatcgaagaagaagatgtcgaTAAGCTTCAGTACTTGAAGCTTGTGATCAAAGAAACCTTAAGACTACACCCACCAGCACCTCTTTTACTTCCAAGAGAGACAATGGCTGATATCAAGATTCAAGGCTACGACATTCCTCGGAAAACCATTCTTTTGGTTAATGCATGGTCGATAGGACGAAACCCTGAACTCTGGGAAAACCCTGAGGAATTTAACCCGGAGAGATTTATCGATTGTCCTATGGATTACAAAGGAAATAGTTTTGAGATGTTACCATTTGGTTCTGGTCGGAAGATATGTCCAGGGATAGCTTTTGGAATAGCGACCGTTGAACTGGGACTATTGAACTTGCTTTACTACTTTGATTGGAGATTGGCTGAGGAGGATAAAGATATTGACATGGAAGAGGCTGGTGATGCCACAATTGTTAAGAAAGTTCCTCTTGAACTTGTCCCAATTATTCATCATTGA
- the CYP71B24 gene encoding cytochrome P450, family 71, subfamily B, polypeptide 24 (''cytochrome P450, family 71, subfamily B, polypeptide 24'' (CYP71B24); FUNCTIONS IN: electron carrier activity, monooxygenase activity, iron ion binding, oxygen binding, heme binding; INVOLVED IN: oxidation reduction; EXPRESSED IN: 14 plant structures; EXPRESSED DURING: 9 growth stages; CONTAINS InterPro DOMAIN/s: Cytochrome P450 (InterPro:IPR001128), Cytochrome P450, E-class, group I (InterPro:IPR002401), Cytochrome P450, conserved site (InterPro:IPR017972); BEST Arabidopsis thaliana protein match is: cytochrome P450, family 71, subfamily B, polypeptide 3 (TAIR:AT3G26220.1); Has 33577 Blast hits to 33331 proteins in 1707 species: Archae - 48; Bacteria - 3554; Metazoa - 11980; Fungi - 7136; Plants - 9645; Viruses - 6; Other Eukaryotes - 1208 (source: NCBI BLink).), with protein sequence MSILLYFIALLSLIIIKKIKDSNRNLPPSPLKLPVIGNLYQLRGLFHKCLHDLSKKHGPVLLLRLGFLDMVVISSTEAAEEALKVHDLECCTRPITNVTSKLWRDGQDIGLAPYGESLRELRKLSFLKFFSTTKVRSFRYIREEENDLMVKKLKEAALKKSSVDLSQTLFGLVGSIIFRSAFGQRFDEGNHVNAEKIEDLMFEVQKLGALSNSDLFPGGLGWFVDFVSGHNKKLHKVFVEVDTLLNHIIDDHLKNSIEEITHDRPDIIDSLLDMIRKQEQGDSFKLTIDNLKGIIQDIYLAGVDTSAITMIWAMAELVKNPRVMKKVQDEIRTCIGIKQNEKIEEDDVDKLQYLKLVVKETLRLHPAAPLLLPRETMSQIKIQGYNIPSKTILLVNVWSIGRDPKHWKNPEEFNPERFIDCPIDYKGNSFEMLPFGSGRRICPGIAFAIATVELGLLNLLYHFDWRLPEEDKDLDMEEAGDVTIIKKVPLKLVPVLHH encoded by the exons atGTCGATTCTTCTGTACTTCATCGCTCTTTTATCGTTAATAATcataaagaaaatcaaagactCGAACCGAAATCTTCCTCCGAGCCCACTGAAGCTACCGGTTATCGGAAACCTATACCAGCTTCGAGGATTGTTTCACAAATGTCTTCACGATCTCTCCAAGAAACACGGACCCGTGTTGCTTCTCCGTCTAGGTTTTCTCGATATGGTTGTGATCTCATCGACCGAAGCAGCTGAAGAAGCTCTTAAAGTACATGACCTTGAGTGTTGTACCAGACCTATAACTAACGTCACATCAAAACTCTGGCGTGACGGTCAAGATATCGGCTTAGCCCCATATGGTGAGTCTTTGAGAGAGTTGCGGAAGCTTTCCTTTCTCAAGTTTTTCAGCACGACAAAGGTTCGATCTTTTAGGTACAtcagagaggaagagaatgatTTGATGGTCAAGAAACTGAAGGAAGCGGCTCTGAAGAAATCTTCCGTAGATTTGAGCCAAACACTTTTCGGTCTAGTTGGGAGTATCATATTCAGATCCGCCTTTGGACAGCGTTTCGACGAGGGCAATCATGTGAATGCTGAAAAGATCGAAGACCTCATGTTTGAGGTCCAGAAACTCGGAGCACTCAGTAATTCTGATCTTTTCCCTGGTGGTTTGGGATGGTTTGTTGACTTTGTGTCGGGACATAATAAGAAACTTCACAAAGTCTTCGTCGAGGTTGATACTCTGCTGAATCATATTATTGATGATCACTTGAAAAACTCTATAGAAGAAATAACTCATGATCGTCCTGATATCATCGACTCGCTCCTAGATATGATACGAAAACAAGAACAAGGGGATTCTTTCAAGCTCACCATTGATAATCTCAAAGGAATTATCCAA GATATATATCTTGCTGGAGTAGATACAAGTGCCATCACCATGATTTGGGCAATGGCAGAGCTTGTTAAAAACCCGCGGGTGATGAAGAAAGTTCAAGATGAGATCCGAACATGCATtggaatcaaacaaaatgaaaaaatcgAGGAAGATGATGTCGATAAGCTTCAGTACTTGAAGCTTGTGGTGAAAGAAACCTTAAGACTACATCCAGCAGCTCCTCTTTTACTTCCAAGAGAAACAATGTCtcaaatcaagattcaagGCTACAACATTCCCTCAAAAACCATTCTTTTGGTTAACGTGTGGTCAATAGGACGAGATCCTAAACACTGGAAAAACCCTGAGGAGTTTAACCCGGAGAGGTTTATTGACTGTCCTATTGACTACAAAGGAAATAGCTTTGAGATGTTACCATTTGGTTCTGGTCGGAGGATATGTCCAGGGATAGCTTTTGCGATTGCTACCGTTGAATTGGGACTATTGAACTTGCTTTACCACTTTGATTGGAGATTACCTGAGGAGGATAAAGATCTTGACATGGAAGAGGCTGGTGATGTCACTATTATTAAGAAAGTTCCTCTTAAACTTGTCCCAGTTCTTCAtcactaa
- a CDS encoding uncharacterized protein (unknown protein; Has 4 Blast hits to 4 proteins in 1 species: Archae - 0; Bacteria - 0; Metazoa - 0; Fungi - 0; Plants - 4; Viruses - 0; Other Eukaryotes - 0 (source: NCBI BLink).), whose translation MVTYTRLLNIKTILLADQSDITPTDGLSELPAEELTDGLAKGLADGLPEGLVDGLAEGLADRPFLQPSNSNHQLIAGLKYKRQYGYFMKNHRATYSHYKDGSSDARVEASKSLKTRSLSFKEEIFSIEDTYHNRTRGNHTMIPATSIEAANILKTSKPPFQLEDSSHEIISPSPRHIPLLSISGTNASPPLIPNG comes from the exons ATGGTAACTTATACGAGATTATTAAACATTAAAACGATATTATTGGCTGATCAATCTG ACATCACACCTACTGATGGACTGAGTGAGCTACCTGCTGAAGAACTCACCGACGGACTCGCTAAAGGACTCGCTGACGGACTTCCAGAAGGACTTGTTGACGGACTCGCTGAAGGACTTGCTGACAGACCATTCTTACAACCTAGTAACTCCAACCATCAACTGATTGCGGGCTTGAAATACAAACGTCAATATGGATATTTTATGAAGAACCATCGAGCCACCTATAGTCATTACAAAGATGGATCAAGCGATG CTCGTGTAGAAGCTTCTAAGAGTCTAAAGACACGCTCCTTATCctttaaagaagaaatattCTCCATTGAAGACACTTACCATAACCGGACCCGAGGGAATCACACCATGATTCCGGCCACAAGCATTGAAGCTGCGAATATTCTCAAGACATCTAAGCCTCCTTTTCAACTAGAAGACTCAAGCCACGAGATTATATCTCCTTCTCCAAGACACATCCCACTTCTTTCCATATCCGGCACCAACGCATCACCACCACTTATTCCCAACGGCTAG